Part of the Arachis hypogaea cultivar Tifrunner chromosome 6, arahy.Tifrunner.gnm2.J5K5, whole genome shotgun sequence genome, ttaaattatttaaatactttatttactaaaatatacaGGGCTGTCAAACGGACTAGTCCGGCCCATTTAAGCTTGGCCTGTTAAATTCGTGTGTTAAATGGGTTGGACCGTTTAAGCCCGCTTTATTCGCGGGACATAATTTTTTTAACGCGAACCCTTTATGGTCAGTTCGATTAGTTAAATGGGCCAGTccgtttatccttttattttatttttttaaaaatattatttttaagtcaaaaatattttaaaaataatattttttttagttgatagATTAAATTTTTGAGTCGAATCAAAAAAATATCgactaaaaatactatttttttgtaaaaaaaatagttaaacgGGCCATCTATTTAGTCTACGGACTAGCCCGTTTAAtccgttattttttttttgttaatcggATTCAACCGTTTAGTCCGAAATTTAATCGAAAGACAAATTTCATTCATTTAAATGAGTAAATGGACCGATCCAATAAATTTAGCCCATTTTAACGGCCTAAAAAATGTAACATATAGAATATTTATCATTTTCTGTAGTATATCGCATTTTGAATACTGAGATCCAAAACGAATTAAAATTTAATAGATTTTGGATCCACCTGGAATATGTAACAAATGTGTAATCGGATGGTGTGCATCCAAGATATGTGGAGGTTAAGTAGAAATAAGTTAGGTTGTGGGTCAGGACTCAGGAGTCTATAGTCTCATCTGTATTTGGCTTAGCTTAGTCTGCCTTGTAACtcctattttaaaatagatttaaatttagactattataaaaatttgaatatatcaagtttaaatttactaattaatcttattaatttgtcaaatttaaatttgttaaaatataaataaattaaataatttttttattgttaataaattattagatattttaaaagacaaatatgttgatttgatatatattttCCACATTTTGGTTAAATACACCATATTCTAACAAtgctacaaaatattttttttttaatatcaaaattaaaaagtgtaGTAGTGTGTGTGTTTTCCTAAAGTAAAGAATATACACAGAAAGCGAAGTAAGGTAATAGGGTAATAATTAGGATATTCAAAATGGGGTTGAAGATTTTGCAAAGGAAGAGAATAATTCATTGAACTTTGTTTATATATTAAAAGTAAGTGTCCATGAATTTTAAGGAAAAGAACAAAGGAAGTGAATATAATTCGAGTATGGAAAGCGAAATGTAAAGAGAGAAACTGACCAAAAATTGTTATTTCCAATTAAAATGTTTCTATCAATTCATCTTTCTATATGCTTCTCTCTTTAGTGTGACCATAGAACCTTTGCCTTTTACCACTTTTAACCACTCTTAGGATTCCAATATTCTCTTATTCTTTTTTAACTATGGTCTTAggccattttatttccttttttttgttctgattttttttttcaatttcgttAAGTATATATCTTTTGTAACatatattattttaatgttagtattttcttaataactaataatatatattttttatttattaatttaaaaataatttaaatacacagTTAATTAGCAAAAGTACATTTTTATACGAATATTAGGAGTATTTAGtatataaatgatttttttttctttttacttttttttcttcgaAATTGTTGGTATTCCTGTGTTAAAGGaaaatttattcaaattaaataaaataactggTTGAACTAAATACTACtctgccaatgagttatagctcaaatgacatagactctccatactcaattaagaggtcacgggtttaaaaaaaaaaaatactactcTTTAATTTGCTCTTTTGAGAGCATAGTCACTTTTTTTTAAGTGATTGTCTTATATATAATACAAGTAATAAAGTGTCCCGTAAAGTTTGACCATGTATTTTCACAAGGTTATTTCATAACTTTCCTTGACTCTTGCGTTGTTTACTTTATATTCTACTAATAGTAGTAGTAATCTAATTTAGAGTTAAGAAAAAGGATAatgtaatttattattattggcaCTTGCGTTACATGTTGTTTATAGTAGTGTTGCTGTATTCATGATTTCTCATTAATGTATATTCCTCTAAAGTATTAATGAAATAAATATAACTTGAGACATCTGGGAAATTAAAGCaagggaaaaaaaatatattttggatCTCTAGAGAATTATTAAAGATAGATAAAGACTCAAAGTTAACATCAATAATACAATAAActgataatataaattaaaataatgtaaagCTGGCATGTTTGTCTTGCAATAATTAATTTCGTGACATATGacccaaaatatttttttaaatataaaaaagataattaatctaaataaaaataaaagaaaaaaagcgtTGAATTTTGACATATTCAATATTCTAATGTAACTTTAATTTGCAATTTTGTTTGCAATTACGGTTTTAACAAAAAAACACCAATAACTATatttttatctaaatattttttatagaaataaaaattaattatttaatttataattataattaattttttttaataaaaatacataaagagtacataaaatataaccatcaaattaaatttagtgatattttttagaataactaataaagaatttattttatttagaccATAATTTTTTAAAGAACATGTAGATAAAGCAAtgtctaatatttattattacaAAGAAAACGAATATTTTGGAGGAACTGCATGACACACCTTAATTTCAATGGAGtcgtaattaaaatttatattgtttgatttttttatttttataatatattaattatgtatatatatttatagtcAAACTCAATCCAAATAATTTATGAGCTATTTGTATAACACTATACAATTTTATTACTGTCTATATAATTTAGAAATATGATTTGTGGAGAGATACTTAATATTATTGCCACATAACAATTATCTTATcttgtattaattaatttataatttttatcttattttttaaaaaatttattttattttaatattaaacacTTAATagaaattagttatttaattataattataattatttttttttgtaagaatACATAAAAAGTACATAAGATATTACCACTAAACTaaatttagtgattaatttttttttgtagaataacTAATAAGGAGTTGTTTTTAAaccatgattttttttattaatgtctACTATTATTAAAAAAACAGAATATCCTAGACAATATTATCTAAATAGAAGCATTATCAAGTTTTACCGGAATTGTATGACGCACCTTTTTCAACCAATAGAgggtattattatttatcaaataattcACGAGTTATTTTGGTGTTTCATCAATTAAtcattaatagtatttttaatggtgtgagattacatctaatagtaGAGAGATCACTCATTTTTGTTTTGATAGTTAAGTATtggccaaaaaacacaaaaattgctgaTCCCTAGACTTTTTCTTCACTTTTTATGAAAGTAGCCATCCCGCACCACCATTCTTCTACCTGGTTCTTTTTTACTGTTGTGTATGGATCGGTTCAGTTTGGATTGAACCTTGCAAGATGTAACTCTGTCCGAGTCAGCCGAACCATCCCTAAACCATTTTTTTTAAGATGGTTCGGTCACCAGAATGTGACTTGTAGTGGTGATGCTAATAACAGATAGAATATAGTGAGAATAATAGCAATCAAACATTCAAACATCATGTGGTGGACCCGcactaaatagaaaaaaaaattgcatgcGGTGTTGGGTAAGGTAGGCCGTTTCTGGTACAGGTTTGTTACTTTGTTTGATATGGATAGAAATAGGTCTTGAAGCGTGGTGGTGGTGGAAGTGGGAGATGTGATCGATTCACAAAATAGCAAGTATGTCTTCTCTGATAGGTAAAGTAAGTTTGATCGACTTTCATTTGATGGATCACTTGTTCATTGATTTGATGAGTGTGTTTTTGAATTACAGATGAGTGGAAGGAGCAGCTTTTGGAGGTGGAGAATGGCGAAGGACACCCGAAAATGGAGGTACGCGATCTTCGGAGAGTGTCGGATGCAGGGGTCCCAATACTGAAGGGCATCAGTCTGGAAATCCCAAAGGGCGTCATAGTGGGAGTCATAGGCCCCAGTGGCAGCGGCAAGTCAACGCTCCTCAGGGCACTCAACCGCCTCTGGGAGCCTCCATCCGCCTCCGTCTTCCTCGACTCTCGAGACATCTGCCAGCTCGACGTGCTCTCCCTCCGGCGCAAAGTCGGCATGCTGTTCCAGCTGCCCGCCCTCTTCGAAGGCACTGTAGCCGACAACGTGAGGTACGGCCCCAGCCTCAGCGGGAAGAAGCTTTCAGATGTTGAGGTATGTAAGCTGTTGATGCTAGCGGACCTGGACGCTTCCTTCCTTCAGAAGTCGGCGGCGGAGTTGTCAGTGGGTCAAGCACAGAGGGTTGCGCTGGCCAGAACTCTTGCTAATTCCCCTGAGGTTTTGCTGCTTGATGAGCCAACGAGTGCTTTAGATCCTATTTCCACGGAGAATATAGAGGCTGCATTGTTGAAGCTCAACAAGAATAGTGGCATGACCATGATTATGGTGTCTCACAGCATCAAACAAATACAGAGGATTGCTGACGTCGTCTGCCTCCTCGTTGATGGTGAGATTGTTGAGATTCTAAACCCTAACCAACTCTCCCAAGCCAACcatcccatggctcagaggtttCTTCAACTCACCACTTAAAATTATGTTTAATATCAAATTTTCTATCCATTCATAATAAAGTACTCATCGGTGTTcgtctttctaattatttttctgcAAGGTCCCTCTGATTCAGGCCACGTAGTTTGAATCCTATATCTAATTATCTAAATGAACTGTATTACTGAAACCACTGTCATCTGGATATTTATTATTTGCAATTTCTTATAACAATCTACAAAAACAGAGTGACCCAGTGAGGTAATTCAGGGTTGCTTTTTGGATGCTTAGGTTTTCTCCAGaagcttgtttttttttttctttctttctttcatcctTTTTGGATTAAAAAGAAGAAAACGAACAAGGAAAGTATTCGATCCCTTCCTGTTTCTCAGCGATCTTGTGTCTCAGCCAAGTTTGTGTATAACACTACTTAAGCACAAAGTATGGAATTCTGATATTgttccaattcaattcaattaattaagtttttatggTATCATATTTGCTATTTTGTGAATCGATCACATCTCCCACTTCCACCACCACCACGCTTCAAGACTTATTTCTATCCATATCAAACAAAGTAACAAACCCGTATCAGAAACGGCCTACCTTGCCCAACACcgcatgcaattttttttttctatttagtgCGGGTCCACCACATGATGTTTGAATGTTTGATTGCTATTATTCTCACTATATTCTATCTATTATTAGCATCATCACTATAAGTCACATTCTAGTTACCGAACTATTATTAGCATCACCACTATAAGTCACATTCTGGTTACCGAACCAACCTAAGAAAAATGGTTTAGGAATGGTTAGGCGGACTCGAACAGAGTTACATCTTGCAAGGTTCAATCCAAACTGAACCGGTCCACAGCAAAAAAGAACCAGGTAGAAGAATGGTGGTGCGGACGGCAGGGGGATGAACCAATTGTTATAAGGTGGCTACTTCCATAAAAAGTGAAGAAAAAGTTTAGAGGTcagcaacttttgtattttgtgtCTAGCActtaacaattaaaataaaaatgaatgatCTATCcactattagatataattttacaccattaaaaatactattgataactaattgatggttacaaaacaccaatAAAGAGTATTACTATTTATCAAATAATTCACGAGTTATTCGtacattataaaattttattactatttatataatttacgaATATGATTTGTGGAGATACTACTATGTAGTAATTATCTTATCTCGTACTAATTAGTtataattttctcttatttttataaaagatatatatatatatatatatatatatatatatatattttaatattaaacacTTAATagaaattagttatttaatttatcgttataattcaatttttttaataagagtATATAAAGAGTACATCAAATATAActactaaattaaatttaatgattattttttagaataactAATAAAgagttatttctttttaattatcgTTATTTGAAGAACATATATAGATAAAACTATGTTTAATgtgtattattataaaatttcttaaaaaaatcgcaaaattttctctaaaaataataagcatatattaaattatatagtgCCCCGTTATATCATTGTATTTATTCCATTTTCTAATTTGAatatggaagctacaatgagattGGACTCGGATATGGAAAATACAGTTGTTTCACAGCCATGTGGTGTCAGAGTCACAGAACTCGAACCATGTGAGTTCTTTCCAAGTAAATAGACGGTCCAAGTTGCGTTAGTCAAAACGCACGGTCCGAGTTGTAAAGTCTCGAACACGTGTCGCGCGCAGACTACTTCTTGAAAGGTGCTCTGAATTCCAATATAGATCCATGCAAGACCCACACCTACTATCCGAActatcactttcaaattcataccactcttcttcttctttatttctccATTGTTCCTTATTGTGCATGatgaaaggaaaattaaaatgccAAAAAAAACACAACGCTAAAAATGTTGATCGCCCCAACTTCATATTATGCATTATATAAACCATTTTGATTatgtaagtattttttaaattttttaatattttataattatagttATTATTGTTAGAAACTTGATTGTTATCATGGTTGTTAGAAATTAAATTTAGGAATATAAGCaaaatgattattattatttttcaacatttgtaagttttttttgaaaattttttaatatttttaataataattattattgttaggaagttaattattattgttgttagataataaatttcaaaatgtAAATAGAATGATggctattattttttataaccaacgttttttttttaaattttttaatattttttattataattattattgttaggaagttaattattattattgttagaaaattaattttaaaatgtaaaCAGAATGATTAtcgttatttaaaaaaatatttttttttatttttttaaaattttaattataattattattgttaggaaGTTAAATATTGTTATTGTGGTTAGAAATTGAATTTAGGAATTAAaacagaattattattattattgttttttaaatATACGTAAGTTTATCTTgagattttttaaatattttttaattataattatcattgttagaaaattaattattattattgttgttaaaaaatgaatttagGAATATAAAcagaataattattattattttttagaatttaggaatatatattttgttacggcctggcccaaagcTCATGCGGGTCAGCCCGACCCGAGCTCTCGCCGGCCCAATGGCGCGTCCTccacccgacccggacacgcgtcccgtacggtTCGCACACAGCCATAAGACAACATCTCTGAGGGTGTGGGCCAGCTCACTGCaagggcccactactgacatatATATAAGGGGAGACTggctctccccccaaggtacgtgACACACCTTTCCCTCAccgcctgcacatattctgacaagagcgtcggagtgtctttgcaggtggcaccccccttctCCATTCGAAGTACTCGGGACCTCGCTCACTCGGGACCAGGGAACCACGACCAGACGAGCCCCTCCATTATTCGAAACGTTGTCCGCAGGGTTttaacccgaaccgtccggtacccgacctaccgaacattggcgccgtctgtggggaacgAACCCACGACAAACGTTCATGGATTTCGTATTGGTCCAAACGGGGACTGGTTCCGAGGTAGCGCCTCCCATACTCGGGGGAGGCGCCGTCGCGACGGAATCCCGGCAGCAGCAACGGTCGCCCACGAGGGATGCGACGCAGACTCACGAGAGACGCCCCTTCGGGGGGACGGGTGACAACCACGCCAGGATAATGCAAGAACTACGCCACAGAATGCAAGACTTAGAGCGCAGGCTAGCAGAGAGAGAGCGCGACCAACGCTCCCCAGAGCGGAGCCCCACCCGTTCCCGTTCGAGAAGCCGTTCGAGGCGCACGCCGAGCCCCCAATGCGAGTCGGAGAGCACTGAGGAATGGATACGCCCCAGAAGAAGAAGTCGCGACCCCATTATCTACGCCCGGCACGAAAGGCGGCGCGCGTCGAACAGAGGCAACGAGGAACCCCATCGCGAGAACAATGAGTTGAGAAGAACTGCCCGAGGACCTGTCATAATAGGAGCGACCCCTTTCCACCGCTCTGTACTCGAGGTCCGATTACCAAAACATTTTGACAAACCGACAGACATGAAGTACGACGGAACACAAGACCCCCTAGAACACttgacggccttcgaggccagaatgaacctagaAGGGGTGGGAGACGAGGTCAGATGTCGCGCTTTCCCGGTCACCTTAGCGGGCCCGGCAATACGGTGGTTTAACAACCTCCCGCAAGGCTCGGTGACCCAATTTATCGACATCAGCAGCGCCTTCTTGGCTCAGTTCACAACTAGGATTGTCAAAGCCAAACACCCAATCAATTTGCTGGGGGTGACACAGAGACCCGGAGAGCCGACCAGGAAGTACCTGGACCGTTTTAATGACGAGTGCTTGGAAATTGACGGTTTGACGGACTCAGTGGCAAGTTTGTGCTTAACAAACGGGCTGTCGAATGAGGATTTCAGGAAGCACCTCACCACGAAGCCCGTCTGGACGATGCAAGAGATCCAATCCGTGGCCAAAGAATACATTaacgacgaggaagtcagccgagtcgtggctgccaataaacggcagcccgCCTACAACCAATCCCGGCACTTCAACGCCAgagaaagaccaaaggaacacGCCAGGGACGGCGGTCCGAGCAAACAATCCAAACCGTTCCCCCGAGTTGGGAGgttcaccaactacaccccccttACGGCCTCTATCActgaagtttaccaacagatagcagaaaaggggatactgtcgaagccccgaccactgaAGGACAGGACaggaggaaacaagaacctctactgcgagtaccacaagggttacgggcacaagacccaagactgctttGACCTAAAGGACGCCCTCGAGCAAGCTATCAGGGAAGGCAAACTCGCCGACTTCTCCCACCTTATAAGGGAACCAAGGAGACGCAACCGGGACAACGACAACGAGGACAGATCCCGACCAATAAGACGATGACAGGAGCCAGAGGGTGACGACCACGGTCTCACGGTGGTAACCGTGGTGACGGCCAGGAATACCGCCCCGAGGTCGAAATCGGCGCAGAAGAAAGATGCCAAGGTCTTAGCGATCTCCGCGCCACCTAGTAGAGGTCTTAAGGGTCTCCCACCTATCTCTTTCGGCCCGGAGGACCAATGGTTCGACGAAGCGCCGGAAAGTCCGCCCATGGTCATTACGGCTAGGGTCggaaccggcctcgtcaaacgaatcctggtagacacgggggcagactcaaacatcatgttccgaaACGTTTTCGATGCCCTGGGATTGAGAGATTCCGACCtgacgacccaccagcacggtgtggtagggttAGGAGACCACTTCATAAAGCCAGATGGGATCATCACACTCCCGACCTCTGTGGGACAAGGGCAAAGACGAAGGACAATCATGGCTGACTTTGTAATATTACGAGATTCAACGGCCTataacatcatcctggggagaaagACCATTAACGACCTGGGGGCAGCCATCAGTACGAAACTACTGGTGATGAAGTTCATCACCGATGACGGATCCGTGGGATCCCTCCGGGGCGActtggaaacggcagtcgcttgcgaccaTGCCAGCCTTTCTCTCAGGAAAAAATCAAAGGAAGCGTCAGGAGTTTTCCTGGCCGACCTGGACGCCAGGGTAGACGACAAACCCAGACCAGAGCCAGAAGGAGACTTGGAGAAGATCAGAGTCGGCGAGGAGCACGATAAGTTCACATTCATAAACAAGAATCTCCCGCACGAAATAAAGGAGCCTTTGATGGAAATGATCAGGGCTAACGCCGACTTCTTTGCCTGGACGCctgccgacatgccaggaatagaccccCAGCTCATGTCACACCACCTGGCCGTAAAGGCAGGAGCCAAACCAGTGGCCCAGCGAAGAAGGAAAATGTCGCAGGAAAGGGCAGACGAGGTAGCCAAGCAAACGGCCAGCCTCTTAGAAGCGGGATTCATCCGGGAACTGGATTACTCGACTTGGTTGTCGAATGTGGTTCTGGTTAAAAAACACAACgggaggtggagaatgtgcgtagactactctgacctcaacaaggcttgtcccaaggactgctaccccctaCCTAATATTGATACGCTCGTTGACGCAGCGGCAGGGTACAGATATCTGAGTTTCATGGACGCCTATTCAGGGtataatcagataccgatgcaccgacctgatgaggaaaaaacggcgttcataacgccaggaggcatctattgttacaaggtcatgccatttggcctaaaaaacgcaggagccacataccaaaggttgatgaataagataTTCAGCGAACTCCTGGGCAAAACAGTGGAAGTTTACGTAGATGACATACTCGCAAAAACCGCCCGACCTGACGATCTCCTGAGTGACCTTAACGATGTCTTCTCGTCCCTACGACAGCACGGCATGAGGCTTAATCCACTCAAATGCGCGTTCGCcatggaggccggaaagttcCTAGGCTTCATGATCACTCAAAGAGGAGTGGAAGCCAATCCCGAAAAATGCCAGGCTATCCTTCAGATGAAGAGTCCGGGTTGCATCAAAGACGTCCAAAGACTCGCTGGGAGATTGACAGCTTTGTCCCGTTTCCTCGGCGCATCGGCGACAAAGGCCATACCTTTCTTCAacttaatgagaaagggaatgaCGTTCGAATGGACACCAGCGTGCGAAGAAGCATTCAACCATTTCAAGCAAATCTTGGCGGCACCACCAGTCCTCGGGAAACCCAGAGCCGGAGAACCACTCTACCTCTATCTATCAGTAACCGAGGAAGCGCTTGCCGCGGTCCTCGTCACAGAAGAAGCGAGGACACAACAGCCCGTCTACTTCGTGAGCAGGGCACTCCAGGGACCAGAGCTGAGGTACAACAAACTGGAAAGACTGGCGCTGGCGCTCCTAGTATCCTCCCGAAGGTTAAGACAATACTTCCAGAGTCACCGAATAGTTGTGAGGACAGATCAGGCGATTCGGCAAATACTGCAAAAACCTGACTTGGCTggaaggatgatgacctgggccatcgagctctcACAATATGACCTACAGTATGAACCTCGACATGCAATCAAGGCACAGGCAATGGCCGACTTCTTGGTGGAAGTAACGGGCGATCCTCCCGAggaaacgggcacacggtggaggcttcatgtggacggagcctccaaccaaacgtccggaggagcaggggtcatcttggaaagcccagcaggggtcatctatgagcaatcgaccaagttcgagttcccagtgtcaaacaaccaagctgaatatgaggctCTCCTAGGCGGTCTAGTTCTGGCTCAGGAAGTCGGTGCGACGAGGGtcgaagtatgcagcgactcccaagtcgtcacctcgcaggtaaacggaagctaccaagcccgggaccccctcctccaaaagta contains:
- the LOC112756127 gene encoding ABC transporter I family member 17-like isoform X1 gives rise to the protein MSSLIDEWKEQLLEVENGEGHPKMEVRDLRRVSDAGVPILKGISLEIPKGVIVGVIGPSGSGKSTLLRALNRLWEPPSASVFLDSRDICQLDVLSLRRKVGMLFQLPALFEGTVADNVRYGPSLSGKKLSDVEVCKLLMLADLDASFLQKSAAELSVGQAQRVALARTLANSPEVLLLDEPTSALDPISTENIEAALLKLNKNSGMTMIMVSHSIKQIQRIADVVCLLVDGEIVEILNPNQLSQANHPMAQRFLQLTT
- the LOC112756127 gene encoding ABC transporter I family member 17-like isoform X2, with the protein product MEVRDLRRVSDAGVPILKGISLEIPKGVIVGVIGPSGSGKSTLLRALNRLWEPPSASVFLDSRDICQLDVLSLRRKVGMLFQLPALFEGTVADNVRYGPSLSGKKLSDVEVCKLLMLADLDASFLQKSAAELSVGQAQRVALARTLANSPEVLLLDEPTSALDPISTENIEAALLKLNKNSGMTMIMVSHSIKQIQRIADVVCLLVDGEIVEILNPNQLSQANHPMAQRFLQLTT